The proteins below are encoded in one region of Phaseolus vulgaris cultivar G19833 chromosome 1, P. vulgaris v2.0, whole genome shotgun sequence:
- the LOC137816135 gene encoding adenosine kinase 1-like yields the protein MLPWFGSSSIPSSNSRATQAHGSRRLLLRSSTWMLQVPNATGYKGCMGKDKFGEEMKKKCSLDGLMTFMMNLSAPFICEFFKDALVKVLLYMDYVFGNETEARIFSKVQGWELSFT from the exons ATGCTTCCATGGTTTGGTTCTTCTTCGATTCCTTCTTCCAATTCACGTGCTACTCAAGCTCACGGTAgtcgtcgtcttcttcttcgttCTTCTACG TGGATGCTTCAAGTACCTAATGCCACAGGTTACAAAGGCTGCATGGGAAAGGACAAATTTGGGgaggaaatgaagaagaaatgtTCACTTGATGGTTTAATG ACCTTCATGATGAACCTTTCCGCTCCCTTTATCTGTGAGTTCTTCAAGGATGCACTGGTGAAAGTGCTACT ATATATGGACTATGTTTTTGGAAATGAGACTGAAGCAAGAATATTTTCTAAAGTTCAAGGCTGGGAG TTGTCATTTACTTAA
- the LOC137813846 gene encoding uncharacterized protein, which produces MAQFTTQGRLKLLFNGEGVSSILEQKDPFLYKCRSVQTNKRRTRCMGSSARIYYASTSSLCNKSNRCNAGASSSAGNGSVHDEYDEDEDEDEDDGYDEDDDVFDRDGLSCFRGLVLDIAYRPVNVVGWKRAICLEFMEKADVLEYYAKTVNSPSGSFYIPAVLRVPHLLQVVKRRIIKSNLSRKNILFRDNYSCQYCSSRENLTIDHVVPAALGGEWTWENLVTACAKCNCKKGKKTLEEAKMKLIKVPKAPKDYDILAIPLTAAALRMLTLRKGTPEEWRQYLRSP; this is translated from the exons ATGGCACAGTTCACTACGCAGGGTCGCCTGAAGCTGCTCTTCAATGGGGAGGGCGTGTCTTCTATTTTGGAGCAGAAGGACCCTTTTCTCTACAAGTGCAGATCAGTTCAGACCAACAAGCGAAGAACAAGGTGCATGGGTTCTTCTGCCAGGATTTACTATGCTTCAACATCATCTTTGTGTAACAAAAGCAACCGTTGTAATGCGGGGGCAAGCTCCAGTGCTGGCAATGGGAGTGTTCATGATGAATatgatgaggatgaggatgaggatgaagacGATGGTTATGATGAGGATGATGATGTGTTTGACCGAGATGGCTTGTCTTGCTTCCGGGGTTTGGTGTTGGACATAGCTTAcag GCCAGTAAATGTCGTAGGCTGGAAACGTGCTATATGTTTGGAGTTTATGGAGAAG GCTGATGTACTGGAGTATTATGCTAAGACAGTGAACTCCCCCAGTGGATCTTTCTATATACCAGCTGTCTTAAGG GTTCCTCATTTACTTCAGGTTGTTAAAAGAAGAATAATCAAGAGCAATCTTAGTCGAAAAAATATACTATTTCGGGACAATTACAGCTGTCA GTATTGCTCTTCACGTGAGAATTTGACCATTGATCATGTTGTTCCCGCTGCATTAGGTGGAGAATGGACATGGGAAAATCTA GTGACTGCTTGTGCCAAATGCAACTgcaaaaaaggtaaaaaaactTTGGAGGAGGCAAAAATGAAGTTGATTAAGGTCCCAAAG GCCCCAAAGGACTATGACATTCTTGCGATACCTCTAACTGCTGCGGCCCTAAGAATGCTGACATTAAGAAAGGGAACACCTGAAGAATGGCGTCAGTATCTTAGGTCTCCTTGA